In a genomic window of Candidatus Thorarchaeota archaeon:
- a CDS encoding nucleotide sugar dehydrogenase, with translation MTTKVVVIGMGYVGIPCAALLADVDGMEVTGLQRRSERSGWKIDVLNSGKSPFEGIEPGLEELIAKVVEKGTFHVTSDISVLAEADIILIDVQTPTDAQNMPRYDSLRQVSESIGKHIKKGAMVVVESTVAPGTTQNVVQTIIEKESGLKGGKDFDLAFSYERVMPGKLLEYITDMPRVVGGITDKSTERAVELYSKIVNEKIYTTNTLSAELAKTIENAYRDVNIAFANEMALVCESLGVNIYEIIDLINARDDRHMHIPGAGVGGHCLPKDPWLLRYGLYEYGSWKVEPEFISLSRRINDSMPLHMSDLIENGLQAQGVSIHDAEVTILGVSYLENSDDTRNTPAADLVSALEARGAKVRLHDSYVRKWEFGPHEIERDLLEAAEGADCLALVTKHDMYYDIDLEKIKSVMNTPVLVDGRNVFDFEEVKAAGFEYRCIGKQGVQRKGL, from the coding sequence ATGACAACTAAGGTCGTTGTAATTGGAATGGGTTATGTTGGTATCCCATGTGCTGCATTATTAGCTGATGTTGACGGGATGGAAGTAACAGGTCTACAGAGGAGGTCTGAAAGATCGGGTTGGAAAATCGATGTGCTCAACAGTGGGAAGTCGCCATTTGAAGGAATTGAGCCCGGTCTTGAAGAACTGATTGCGAAAGTTGTTGAGAAAGGCACATTTCATGTTACTTCGGACATTAGCGTATTGGCTGAGGCCGATATTATTCTCATTGATGTGCAAACACCCACAGATGCACAAAACATGCCACGATATGACTCACTCAGGCAGGTCAGTGAGAGCATAGGCAAGCACATCAAAAAGGGTGCGATGGTTGTTGTCGAATCAACAGTGGCCCCTGGGACAACCCAGAACGTCGTTCAAACCATAATTGAAAAGGAATCAGGACTCAAAGGAGGAAAAGACTTCGACCTAGCATTTTCCTATGAGAGGGTCATGCCTGGAAAACTACTCGAATATATTACAGATATGCCTCGCGTCGTTGGTGGAATAACAGACAAGAGCACCGAAAGAGCTGTCGAGCTCTATTCCAAGATTGTGAATGAAAAAATTTACACAACTAATACACTTAGCGCTGAACTGGCAAAGACGATAGAGAACGCATACAGGGATGTCAATATTGCATTTGCCAATGAGATGGCTCTGGTTTGCGAAAGCCTTGGTGTGAACATTTACGAAATCATAGATCTCATCAACGCGCGGGATGATAGGCACATGCATATTCCCGGTGCGGGTGTAGGCGGTCATTGTCTTCCAAAGGATCCATGGCTGCTCAGATATGGACTTTACGAGTATGGCAGCTGGAAGGTTGAACCCGAGTTCATATCCTTATCACGAAGAATCAATGACAGCATGCCACTACATATGTCAGACCTGATAGAGAATGGTTTGCAAGCGCAAGGTGTTTCAATTCATGACGCGGAAGTAACTATTCTTGGGGTATCATATCTTGAGAACTCGGATGATACAAGAAACACCCCGGCGGCAGATTTAGTTTCGGCCCTGGAAGCACGAGGTGCCAAAGTACGACTCCATGATTCTTACGTTAGAAAATGGGAATTTGGACCACATGAAATTGAACGGGACCTCCTAGAAGCCGCAGAAGGAGCAGATTGTTTAGCATTGGTAACGAAGCACGACATGTACTATGATATTGACTTGGAGAAAATCAAATCGGTCATGAATACACCTGTTTTGGTAGATGGGCGAAACGTATTCGATTTCGAGGAAGTCAAAGCAGCCGGCTTCGAATATCGCTGTATTGGAAAACAGGGCGTCCAACGCAAAGGCCTGTAG